The following are encoded together in the Anaerolineae bacterium genome:
- a CDS encoding response regulator, producing the protein MTNAQILIVEDEGIIANDIQNTLEGLGYAVIAIASSGKEAIKKAVEMLPDLVLMDIVLEGLMDGVEAAERIMDRLDIPVVYLTAYADDKTLQRAKITEPYGYILKPFSERELYTTIEMALYKHKMKKKLRESEQWLFTTLKSIGDAVIATDSEGLITFMNPVAEILTGWKQEDATGKPLGKVFNIINETTGKLAENPVTKVLKEGIVVGLANHTVLIAKNGAKRPIDDSGAPIRDKKENIIGVVLVFRDITEKRKMEEELLKADILESLGILAGGIAHDFNNILTAIMGNIMLAKIYTQPGDKIFERLKEAENASFRARDLTQQLVTFSKGGAPIKKTAFILKMLKDTTLFALSGSNVRSEFFITGDLWPVDVDEGQVSQVINNLIINASHAMPKGGIIKVRAENIVLDAKRGLPLKEGKYIKISVEDQGVGISKEHLKQIFDPYFTTKQKGSGLGLATAYSVIKKHDGYIQVKSKLEVGTTFNIYLPASSEEILIEKEIREKILTGKGKVLIMDDEEIVRNVAGEMIKVLGYEAEFAKDGAEAIELYKKAKESAQPFEAIIMDLTIPGGMGGKETIQKLIKIDPEAKAIVSSGYSNDPVMTEYRKHGFCGVVAKPYKIKELGEVLYEVIMR; encoded by the coding sequence ATGACGAATGCGCAGATTTTGATTGTTGAAGATGAAGGTATCATCGCGAATGATATACAAAATACATTGGAAGGTTTGGGATATGCTGTTATTGCTATCGCATCTTCCGGAAAAGAAGCCATTAAAAAAGCAGTGGAGATGCTCCCTGATTTAGTGCTTATGGATATCGTGTTAGAAGGGCTCATGGACGGCGTGGAAGCGGCTGAGCGAATCATGGATCGTCTCGATATTCCAGTGGTATATCTCACTGCTTATGCAGACGACAAAACATTGCAGCGGGCAAAGATAACAGAGCCTTACGGTTATATACTTAAACCTTTCAGTGAAAGAGAATTATACACTACCATCGAGATGGCCCTTTACAAGCATAAGATGAAAAAAAAGTTAAGAGAGAGTGAACAATGGCTTTTCACCACACTTAAAAGTATAGGCGATGCCGTGATCGCCACCGATTCAGAAGGTTTAATAACATTCATGAATCCCGTTGCCGAGATTTTAACGGGATGGAAACAGGAAGACGCTACAGGAAAACCTTTGGGGAAAGTTTTCAATATTATAAATGAGACAACAGGCAAACTGGCCGAAAATCCTGTAACGAAGGTACTCAAAGAAGGTATTGTCGTGGGGCTGGCAAATCATACGGTGTTGATAGCCAAAAACGGAGCAAAACGCCCTATTGATGACAGCGGCGCTCCTATTAGAGATAAAAAAGAAAACATCATCGGTGTTGTTTTGGTCTTCCGTGATATTACTGAAAAGCGGAAAATGGAAGAAGAACTCTTGAAAGCGGACATACTTGAATCCCTCGGTATCCTTGCCGGCGGTATCGCCCATGATTTCAACAATATTCTAACGGCAATTATGGGTAATATTATGTTGGCAAAGATATATACACAACCAGGAGATAAGATATTTGAAAGATTGAAAGAGGCAGAAAATGCGTCCTTTCGGGCAAGGGATTTAACCCAACAATTAGTTACCTTTTCCAAGGGCGGAGCGCCAATCAAGAAAACCGCTTTTATCTTAAAAATGCTAAAGGACACAACCCTGTTTGCCTTAAGCGGTTCTAATGTCAGAAGTGAATTCTTTATAACAGGTGACCTCTGGCCGGTTGATGTGGATGAGGGACAGGTCAGTCAGGTCATCAACAATTTGATAATCAATGCCAGCCATGCTATGCCTAAAGGTGGGATAATCAAGGTGCGCGCTGAAAATATTGTTTTAGATGCTAAGCGGGGTCTTCCTCTAAAAGAGGGGAAATATATAAAGATATCCGTTGAAGATCAGGGTGTTGGGATTTCGAAAGAGCATCTCAAACAAATATTTGACCCCTATTTTACCACTAAACAGAAGGGAAGCGGTCTGGGGCTTGCCACTGCTTATTCAGTTATCAAAAAGCATGATGGCTATATTCAAGTTAAATCAAAGCTTGAAGTGGGAACCACTTTTAATATTTACCTGCCTGCTTCTTCAGAGGAAATATTGATTGAAAAAGAAATCAGAGAAAAAATTCTTACTGGAAAGGGTAAAGTTTTAATAATGGACGACGAAGAGATAGTCAGAAATGTGGCAGGCGAAATGATCAAGGTTTTAGGCTATGAAGCGGAGTTTGCCAAAGATGGCGCTGAAGCGATTGAACTGTATAAAAAGGCTAAAGAATCCGCGCAACCCTTTGAAGCAATCATAATGGATTTAACCATTCCCGGCGGGATGGGAGGCAAGGAAACCATTCAGAAACTTATCAAGATTGATCCTGAAGCTAAAGCCATTGTTTCCAGCGGTTATTCTAATGATCCCGTAATGACTGAATATAGAAAACATGGTTTTTGCGGCGTTGTTGCCAAGCCATATAAGATCAAAGAACTGGGCGAAGTATTATATGAAGTAATAATGAGGTAA
- a CDS encoding P-II family nitrogen regulator — MKKIEAIIKPFKLDDVKEALNEIGIHGMTISEIKGYGRQRGHKEVYRGAEYVVDFIPKIKIEIVVETDLADKVVETIKNAAYTGKIGDGKIFVLPIEEVVRVRTGEKGKDAI, encoded by the coding sequence ATGAAGAAGATCGAGGCGATCATCAAACCCTTTAAGCTGGATGATGTTAAAGAGGCTCTGAATGAAATCGGTATTCATGGAATGACTATCTCAGAGATAAAGGGCTATGGACGGCAGAGAGGGCACAAGGAGGTTTATCGCGGAGCCGAATATGTGGTTGACTTTATCCCTAAAATCAAAATCGAAATAGTTGTTGAAACCGACCTGGCTGATAAGGTGGTGGAAACAATAAAAAATGCTGCATATACAGGCAAAATAGGTGATGGAAAAATTTTTGTGCTCCCCATAGAGGAAGTCGTCCGGGTACGCACAGGAGAAAAAGGGAAAGACGCAATATAG
- a CDS encoding AAA family ATPase: MGEVLTTIPNYDIIEKLGEGYQSIVYKAFHKKNPNRPLALRVLKAALLSEDQKRYFQQKIEHLKILHDTRLITPLSFKARGNVQFFTQNYFKGITLDDWAKSQTKITLNDFFTIACELAEAIDKIHEAGIIHGGIKPHNILIEPKAFNIRLIDFIDPLDARAVSHFIYDRGFVENTLAYTSPEQTGRINHRVDFSSDLYSLGITFYKLLTGQLPFFSTDPLELIHSHLAEEAPPVHELNPEVPPILGKIIARLMLKQPEKRYQSASGLLADFIQCRDEYSAAGTIGEFTLGIYDHTHRAAFISKMVGRDRESEIILEEYDKASKDSFRCLFISGLPGIGKTRLIQELQKPIVRHRGYFTSGKFDVYQKNIPYSSLIQALRNLIRTFLTESDERVALWRQKIIKALGSNGRVVTDVIPELEILLDPQPKVKPLPPVESRNRFHDLFGHFLTCLASEEYPLVLFIDDLQWCDIASFDFLGNIFANHNEHPYLFLVGAYRHNEVDSSHPLAKLIQRVKENDEPLQEIRLSLLKPEHCHEMVSYILDSPLSYTMELAGLITELTEGNPLFVSEMLSYLHNEDLLILGENSQWQWDMDKIRESDMPSTVVALFSSKVQKLPSDTIDLLEYCACMGNLFTPDEVALIRGITLLDVFEKLKPALGRGLLIENKGQLQFVHDRVQEAVLSAIKSETRRQMHWRIGFHLLSAVPKGADLEKLYILFTIASHLNLGREKALDRKTACQLSDINYHAGNKALDSLATEAANEYFRQSLELLPEDSWEGQYDRTFKIFQKLAKTELMCGGYEISEKLLNQLLDHAKTDLDKAEALAEQTTSLSSIGNFIKAIETANRGLSFFGKSIPDDPELAEKKREQLMNEINSKDIDIWDTILNMLFTTKRKNKIELAFYSELIPDLYMSGFVPQLYLSAVQSTKHCLEGGMDESVIYSFSIMGLYLGEHGEFEQAFRYEDLARNLSEKHMNTFGATRGMNGVVWCNMHSRSHPEEVVKYCLKSIQCGKNCGDLYNAGLSYGPLMWNLQVQGANMVAIEEYARECLQFSQKYHLFFSVGLAEAIQAGWIEPMKRGYTPVPMEEKIKKWEKDNHIASAGSYYVHIALTHYYFGEYKKAQQDLIKAKQYMRGLTDNVLKRQWHVFQALNAIKLYERGIVYKSKEELLSYIEPLISKIETWAQFGPLLKPYLAFIHAELERTTGDFRNARSLYFDAIAIAHKQRYALLEAHLNECRGELLKGAGFETARVYFVEAARLYRKCRAERKEILLIEKYPEYFEKEVPAYAPAKAKPAAYTLPDLDVDYLMKSSLAISAEIDPDVLLKKIMNVVLEASGSQHAYLLIEENSRLIVRAESHITKKDAVRTVKYNLEDAEDVCKSIVRYVRRTKKSVVLNNASKEGEFKDNPKVQRMGLKSILCLPLIKQSKLIGILYMENRLSDSVFTPERTAMTELLTSQAAISFENARLLDEMRQAEDQIKASLNEKEVLLKEIHHRVKNNLQIISSLLSLQSTHIKDKHDIEIFKESRNRVRSMAFVHEKLYQSEDLAMIDFAEYTRKLTTSLFHSYAAYPENITLEINADDIFLGINDAIPCGLIINELVSNCLKHAFPRGKKGKICVELHSKRNLHANNKFTLIVDDNGARFPKGLDFRKAKTLGLQLVTTLVKQLKGTIEFDRDDRTKFEITFTPREKRKGG; the protein is encoded by the coding sequence ATGGGCGAAGTACTTACAACAATCCCAAATTATGATATTATTGAAAAGTTGGGTGAGGGGTACCAATCCATTGTTTATAAAGCCTTTCATAAAAAGAATCCTAATCGACCATTGGCTCTCAGGGTTTTGAAAGCGGCCCTACTATCCGAAGACCAAAAAAGATATTTTCAGCAGAAAATTGAGCATCTGAAGATCTTACATGATACCCGCCTTATCACGCCCTTATCATTTAAGGCGAGAGGAAATGTCCAGTTTTTCACCCAAAACTATTTCAAGGGTATAACCCTTGATGACTGGGCCAAAAGCCAGACTAAAATTACCTTAAATGATTTTTTCACTATAGCTTGCGAGCTGGCTGAAGCCATCGATAAAATTCATGAAGCAGGGATTATTCATGGCGGAATCAAACCCCACAATATATTAATCGAGCCGAAGGCCTTTAATATAAGGTTAATTGATTTTATAGACCCCCTTGATGCAAGGGCTGTAAGCCATTTTATTTATGACCGAGGTTTTGTGGAAAATACTCTTGCCTATACCTCTCCCGAACAGACCGGGCGCATCAATCATAGAGTCGATTTTTCGAGTGATCTATACTCGCTGGGGATTACCTTTTATAAATTGCTGACCGGACAACTTCCATTCTTCTCTACCGATCCCCTTGAATTAATTCATTCCCACCTGGCCGAGGAAGCGCCGCCCGTCCACGAATTAAATCCCGAAGTTCCCCCTATTCTGGGTAAAATCATAGCGAGATTAATGCTCAAACAGCCGGAGAAACGGTACCAGAGCGCGTCCGGGCTTTTGGCCGACTTCATACAGTGTCGGGATGAATATTCAGCCGCCGGCACAATCGGCGAATTTACTCTTGGGATTTATGATCACACCCATAGAGCTGCCTTTATTTCTAAAATGGTGGGACGCGACAGGGAGTCTGAAATTATCCTTGAGGAATACGATAAAGCATCCAAGGACTCTTTCCGCTGCCTATTCATTTCAGGTCTCCCCGGCATTGGAAAAACCCGCTTGATTCAAGAACTTCAGAAACCAATCGTTAGGCACAGAGGGTATTTTACCTCAGGGAAATTCGATGTCTATCAAAAGAATATTCCATATAGCTCCCTTATACAGGCCTTAAGAAATCTGATTAGGACCTTTTTAACGGAAAGTGACGAAAGGGTCGCTCTCTGGAGGCAAAAGATCATCAAAGCGCTTGGAAGTAACGGCAGGGTGGTTACCGACGTGATCCCTGAACTGGAGATACTGCTCGATCCTCAACCGAAGGTTAAACCGCTTCCTCCTGTTGAATCGAGAAACCGCTTCCATGATCTCTTTGGCCATTTTTTGACCTGTCTCGCCAGCGAGGAATATCCCCTGGTGCTTTTTATCGACGATCTTCAGTGGTGTGATATTGCCTCCTTTGATTTTCTTGGCAACATCTTTGCCAACCACAATGAGCATCCATACCTTTTTCTTGTAGGAGCCTATCGTCATAATGAGGTCGATTCGAGCCATCCTCTTGCCAAGTTAATACAAAGGGTAAAGGAAAACGACGAACCTCTGCAAGAAATCAGGTTGTCGCTTCTTAAACCAGAACACTGCCATGAGATGGTCTCCTATATTCTTGATTCGCCTCTTTCATATACCATGGAATTAGCCGGTTTAATAACGGAACTCACCGAGGGGAACCCTTTGTTCGTGAGCGAGATGCTGTCGTATCTCCACAATGAAGATTTGCTCATTTTAGGTGAAAACAGTCAATGGCAATGGGATATGGATAAGATCAGGGAGTCTGACATGCCCTCCACGGTTGTGGCGCTTTTTAGCTCAAAGGTGCAAAAACTTCCCTCTGATACTATTGACCTGCTCGAATACTGCGCTTGCATGGGAAACCTATTCACGCCGGATGAAGTTGCTCTGATCAGAGGAATTACCTTGTTGGATGTATTTGAAAAGTTGAAACCAGCCTTGGGCCGGGGGCTTTTAATCGAGAACAAAGGTCAATTGCAATTTGTTCACGACCGGGTGCAGGAAGCGGTCCTGAGCGCCATAAAATCTGAAACGCGGCGGCAGATGCATTGGCGGATCGGATTTCACCTCCTTTCTGCTGTTCCCAAAGGGGCTGATTTGGAAAAACTGTATATCCTCTTCACCATTGCTTCCCATCTTAACCTGGGAAGGGAGAAGGCGCTGGACAGAAAAACCGCCTGCCAATTGTCGGATATCAACTATCATGCGGGTAACAAGGCCCTGGACTCGCTGGCAACAGAGGCAGCCAATGAATATTTTCGACAAAGCCTTGAACTCTTACCGGAAGACTCCTGGGAGGGACAATACGACAGAACATTTAAGATCTTCCAGAAATTGGCAAAGACCGAGTTGATGTGCGGGGGATATGAGATCTCGGAAAAACTGCTTAATCAACTACTTGATCATGCCAAAACCGATCTGGACAAGGCGGAAGCCCTGGCCGAACAGACCACCTCGCTCTCATCTATAGGCAATTTTATAAAAGCCATTGAAACCGCTAATCGCGGACTATCCTTTTTCGGAAAATCGATCCCGGACGATCCTGAACTTGCAGAGAAAAAACGAGAGCAATTGATGAATGAGATCAACTCCAAAGATATCGATATTTGGGATACTATCCTCAATATGCTCTTTACTACGAAAAGAAAAAACAAGATCGAACTGGCTTTTTACAGTGAACTTATCCCGGATTTATATATGTCCGGTTTTGTGCCGCAACTCTATCTTTCGGCAGTGCAGTCAACTAAGCACTGCTTGGAAGGCGGGATGGATGAATCGGTGATCTATTCTTTTTCTATTATGGGCCTCTATCTCGGGGAGCATGGAGAATTTGAGCAGGCATTCCGCTATGAAGACCTGGCCCGTAATTTGTCTGAAAAACACATGAACACCTTTGGGGCGACACGGGGTATGAACGGCGTTGTCTGGTGTAATATGCATTCGAGGAGTCATCCCGAAGAAGTGGTCAAATATTGTCTCAAGTCCATTCAATGCGGAAAAAACTGCGGCGATCTGTATAATGCAGGGCTTTCGTACGGCCCCTTGATGTGGAACCTTCAGGTGCAAGGAGCCAATATGGTTGCGATCGAAGAATATGCCAGGGAATGCCTTCAGTTTTCTCAAAAATATCATTTATTTTTTTCTGTTGGTCTGGCTGAAGCAATTCAGGCCGGGTGGATAGAACCCATGAAGAGAGGTTATACGCCCGTTCCCATGGAGGAAAAGATTAAGAAATGGGAAAAGGATAATCATATTGCCTCTGCTGGAAGCTATTATGTCCATATTGCCTTGACCCATTATTATTTTGGAGAGTATAAAAAGGCGCAGCAGGATCTAATTAAAGCCAAGCAGTACATGAGAGGGCTCACCGACAATGTGCTGAAGCGGCAGTGGCATGTTTTTCAGGCGCTAAATGCCATCAAGTTGTATGAAAGGGGAATTGTTTACAAAAGCAAAGAAGAACTACTGTCCTATATAGAACCGCTTATCAGCAAGATTGAGACCTGGGCTCAATTCGGACCATTGCTAAAACCGTATCTTGCTTTTATCCATGCTGAGCTGGAACGAACTACCGGAGATTTCAGAAATGCCAGAAGTCTTTACTTTGATGCTATAGCTATTGCCCACAAACAACGCTACGCGTTGCTGGAAGCTCACCTTAATGAATGTCGTGGAGAGCTTCTCAAGGGCGCAGGTTTTGAAACGGCTCGGGTTTACTTTGTCGAGGCTGCCCGGCTATACAGAAAATGCCGGGCGGAACGTAAAGAAATTTTACTCATAGAGAAATACCCGGAATATTTTGAGAAAGAGGTACCTGCTTACGCGCCTGCCAAAGCAAAGCCGGCTGCTTACACCCTTCCCGATCTCGACGTTGACTACCTCATGAAATCCTCCCTTGCTATTTCAGCAGAGATTGATCCCGATGTCCTGTTGAAAAAGATCATGAATGTGGTGCTGGAGGCCTCGGGTTCCCAGCATGCATATCTTTTGATTGAAGAAAACAGCCGCCTGATTGTCCGCGCCGAAAGTCATATCACTAAAAAAGATGCTGTTCGTACCGTCAAATACAACCTTGAAGATGCCGAGGACGTTTGTAAGTCTATAGTCCGTTATGTGCGCCGGACTAAAAAGAGCGTAGTCCTGAACAATGCTTCAAAAGAGGGTGAGTTTAAGGACAATCCCAAGGTTCAGAGGATGGGCCTTAAGTCAATTCTTTGCCTTCCATTGATCAAGCAATCCAAATTGATTGGAATTCTATACATGGAAAACCGTTTGTCGGATTCGGTTTTCACACCGGAAAGGACAGCGATGACCGAGTTGTTGACTTCCCAGGCAGCCATCTCTTTTGAGAACGCCCGTCTGCTTGACGAGATGAGACAGGCTGAGGATCAAATCAAGGCATCGCTGAATGAGAAAGAAGTGCTTTTGAAAGAAATTCACCACCGTGTTAAAAACAATTTGCAGATTATTTCCAGTCTGCTTAGTCTTCAATCTACGCATATCAAGGATAAACATGACATAGAGATATTCAAGGAGAGCCGGAATCGTGTCAGGTCAATGGCTTTCGTTCATGAAAAACTGTATCAATCAGAAGACCTGGCGATGATTGACTTTGCTGAATATACCAGAAAGCTAACAACTTCTTTATTCCATTCGTATGCGGCCTATCCAGAGAACATAACTCTGGAGATCAATGCGGACGATATCTTTCTGGGTATTAATGATGCCATCCCTTGTGGTTTGATTATAAATGAACTTGTTTCAAATTGCCTGAAACACGCTTTCCCAAGGGGTAAGAAGGGAAAAATATGCGTCGAACTTCATTCGAAAAGGAACCTGCACGCAAATAATAAGTTTACACTGATAGTCGATGATAACGGCGCCCGCTTCCCAAAAGGTTTAGACTTCCGAAAAGCGAAAACATTAGGTTTGCAATTAGTAACGACTTTGGTAAAACAGCTTAAAGGGACGATCGAGTTTGATAGAGATGATAGAACAAAATTTGAGATTACATTTACCCCGAGAGAAAAAAGGAAAGGGGGTTAA